Proteins encoded in a region of the Planctomycetota bacterium genome:
- the aroC gene encoding chorismate synthase yields the protein MPTLSYRTAGESHGPGLFALVDGMPAGVEIDSDFVDGELKRRQGGYGRGGRQKIETDKAEYLSGVRLGKTTGAPVLLAVKNKDSRLDDLERTPPLYRPRPGHADLAGAAKWLTTDCRETLERASARETAARVAAGALSRCLLKPFGIEAFGFVRAVGPATGEFEVTADNWHDMLARRDANDLYCPDEQAAAEMRSFIRDQKMAKDTAGGIIETHVFGCPVGIGSSMNWFDKLDSRIGGAVMGIQAFKGVEIGLGFETARRPGSQVHDEIFFDEGQRDTPSLGYTRGSNNAGGLEGGMTNGQPIVVRAAMKPISTLGKPLRSIDLNTKEASEAGWERSDVSAISAASVVLENVVAFEVAAAFVDKFGGDSLPEVRQNYDAYSTEARLVAAAV from the coding sequence ATGCCGACGCTGAGTTACAGAACCGCGGGAGAATCGCACGGACCTGGCCTCTTCGCGCTCGTCGACGGCATGCCGGCTGGCGTCGAGATCGACAGCGACTTCGTTGACGGCGAGCTCAAGCGACGCCAAGGCGGCTACGGACGCGGCGGGCGACAGAAGATCGAAACCGACAAGGCCGAGTACCTCAGCGGCGTGCGGCTAGGCAAGACGACCGGTGCTCCAGTCCTCCTGGCGGTCAAAAACAAGGACAGCCGGCTCGACGACCTTGAACGAACCCCGCCGCTGTACCGGCCGCGTCCTGGGCATGCCGATCTCGCCGGTGCTGCCAAGTGGCTCACGACCGACTGTCGGGAGACGCTGGAGCGTGCCAGTGCCCGCGAGACGGCCGCGCGTGTGGCAGCCGGTGCGCTGTCGCGGTGTTTGCTCAAGCCGTTCGGCATCGAGGCTTTCGGCTTCGTCCGGGCGGTCGGTCCGGCAACGGGCGAGTTTGAAGTCACGGCCGACAACTGGCACGACATGCTGGCCAGACGCGACGCCAACGACCTCTACTGCCCCGACGAGCAGGCGGCCGCCGAGATGCGGTCGTTCATTCGCGATCAGAAGATGGCCAAGGACACGGCCGGCGGCATCATCGAGACGCATGTGTTTGGCTGTCCGGTTGGCATCGGCAGCAGCATGAACTGGTTCGACAAGCTCGACAGCAGAATCGGCGGGGCGGTCATGGGGATCCAGGCTTTCAAAGGCGTTGAAATCGGCCTCGGGTTCGAGACCGCACGCCGTCCCGGCAGCCAAGTGCACGACGAGATCTTCTTCGACGAAGGCCAGCGTGACACGCCGAGCCTCGGTTACACGCGCGGCAGCAACAACGCGGGCGGGCTGGAAGGCGGCATGACCAACGGCCAGCCGATCGTCGTCCGGGCGGCGATGAAGCCGATCAGCACGCTCGGCAAGCCGTTGCGGTCGATCGACCTGAACACCAAGGAAGCCAGCGAAGCCGGCTGGGAACGCAGCGACGTCTCAGCCATCAGCGCGGCGAGTGTCGTGCTGGAAAACGTTGTCGCATTTGAGGTTGCAGCCGCCTTCGTTGACAAGTTCGGCGGCGACAGCCTGCCTGAGGTCCGGCAGAACTACGACGCCTACTCGACAGAAGCACGCCTGGTGGCTGCTGCTGTCTGA
- a CDS encoding NAD(P)-dependent alcohol dehydrogenase codes for MNDTVNHSWHRVVAHRYGPPSSLRIEPFTPPSPQRGEVRVRVEAAGANAGDWHLLRASPAIVRLFFGLRRPKHPVLGSDVAGIVEEVGDGVTDLQVGDAVMGSLSTFGFGAFSQVVVKPSEAFVKMPAGISFEMAAAVPEAGMTALQAVDQACSNTDVRRLLVYGASGGVGSAATQIAVAKGLDVTAVCSVGKVEHVSSYGAARTTHYEDDLPKDFDAVVIANSRRSLRYYLDRVRRGGRCVLVGSPGYQFLRAGLFGLIARPLWNKSLTSFLVKPDRGSLAGVVRLLETGDLQPHVDRTFTLNEIGEALACLEAGQARGKVVIRPHNEPN; via the coding sequence TTGAATGACACTGTGAATCACTCGTGGCATCGCGTCGTCGCTCACCGCTACGGACCGCCGAGCAGTCTGCGCATCGAGCCGTTCACGCCGCCATCGCCTCAGCGCGGGGAGGTCCGCGTTCGTGTCGAAGCCGCCGGTGCCAACGCGGGTGACTGGCATTTGCTCCGCGCGTCACCCGCCATCGTGCGTCTGTTCTTCGGACTCCGCCGTCCCAAACACCCGGTCCTCGGAAGCGACGTGGCTGGCATCGTTGAGGAAGTCGGTGACGGCGTGACTGATCTTCAAGTCGGCGATGCGGTCATGGGTAGCTTGTCGACGTTCGGCTTCGGCGCTTTCTCTCAAGTCGTCGTGAAGCCGTCGGAGGCTTTTGTGAAGATGCCGGCTGGCATCTCATTCGAAATGGCAGCTGCAGTTCCCGAGGCTGGCATGACTGCACTCCAGGCGGTCGATCAGGCTTGCTCGAACACGGACGTTCGCAGACTTCTCGTCTACGGAGCCAGCGGCGGCGTGGGAAGCGCGGCCACTCAAATCGCCGTCGCAAAAGGTCTCGACGTCACGGCAGTTTGCAGTGTTGGCAAGGTCGAGCACGTCTCTTCCTACGGAGCCGCCCGTACGACGCACTACGAGGATGACCTGCCGAAAGACTTCGACGCCGTTGTCATTGCCAACTCGCGTCGGTCCTTGAGGTACTACCTGGACCGCGTCCGAAGGGGTGGCCGGTGCGTGCTTGTCGGGAGTCCGGGCTATCAGTTCCTGCGAGCAGGCCTTTTCGGACTGATTGCTCGGCCGCTTTGGAACAAGTCGTTGACATCGTTTCTCGTCAAGCCGGACCGAGGTTCGCTCGCCGGTGTTGTTCGACTTCTTGAGACGGGTGATCTTCAACCGCACGTCGATCGGACCTTTACCTTGAACGAGATCGGCGAAGCACTTGCCTGCCTCGAAGCCGGCCAGGCTCGCGGCAAAGTCGTGATCCGCCCACACAACGAGCCGAATTGA
- the atpD gene encoding F0F1 ATP synthase subunit beta, with protein sequence MTATATPDLSNHTASDTGTIVQVIGSTFDAEFAEDKLPAIYNAVTVDFELDGETATLTGEIQQHLGGGKVRAVALGGTDGLKRGMTVTDTGSPLQVPVGKNTLGRVFNVLGQPIDERGDVDADGFRPIHREPPEFSDLSPKAEVFETGIKVVDLLTPFIRGGKAGLFGGAGLGKTVIIQELIARIARQHGGYSVFAGVGERTREGTDLWLEMQEAAIGDTGKKVIDQTVMVFGQMNEPPGARLRVALSALTMAEYFRDESGADTLLFIDNIFRFTQAGSEVSALLGRMPSAVGYQPTLATEMGELQERITSTKNGAITSVQAVYVPADDPTDPAPANAFAHLDSFIYLERSIASKGIYPAVDPLASNSRALDPQIVGDRHYDVARKVQTMLQRYRDLQDIIAILGVDELSEEDKLVVSRARKIELFFSQPFYVAEVFTGFPGNYTPLEETVSSFERILNGEGDSSGEGNFRYVGGLDEAIEKSKKA encoded by the coding sequence ATGACCGCCACCGCTACGCCTGATCTGTCCAACCACACCGCCAGCGACACTGGCACGATCGTCCAGGTCATCGGCTCGACCTTCGACGCCGAGTTCGCCGAGGACAAGCTCCCTGCGATCTACAACGCCGTCACCGTCGACTTCGAGCTTGACGGCGAAACCGCGACGCTGACCGGCGAAATCCAACAGCACCTCGGCGGCGGCAAGGTCCGAGCTGTTGCCCTCGGCGGCACGGACGGGCTCAAGCGTGGCATGACCGTCACCGACACCGGCTCGCCCCTGCAGGTGCCCGTCGGCAAGAACACGCTCGGCCGCGTCTTCAACGTGCTTGGTCAGCCGATCGACGAGCGTGGCGACGTCGATGCTGACGGTTTCCGCCCGATCCACCGGGAGCCGCCGGAGTTCAGTGACCTGTCCCCGAAAGCCGAGGTCTTCGAGACCGGCATCAAGGTCGTCGACCTGCTCACGCCGTTCATTCGCGGCGGCAAGGCGGGCCTCTTCGGCGGGGCGGGCCTGGGCAAGACCGTCATCATTCAGGAACTCATCGCCCGCATCGCTCGCCAGCACGGCGGCTACTCGGTGTTTGCGGGCGTCGGTGAGCGGACCCGCGAGGGCACCGACCTCTGGCTCGAAATGCAGGAGGCCGCCATCGGCGACACCGGCAAGAAGGTCATCGACCAGACCGTCATGGTCTTCGGCCAGATGAACGAGCCGCCCGGTGCCCGCCTCCGCGTCGCCCTGTCGGCCCTGACGATGGCCGAGTACTTCCGCGACGAGTCGGGTGCGGACACGCTGCTCTTCATCGACAACATCTTCCGCTTCACGCAGGCGGGCTCCGAGGTGTCGGCCCTGCTCGGCCGCATGCCGAGTGCCGTGGGTTACCAGCCGACGCTCGCCACCGAGATGGGCGAGCTTCAGGAACGGATCACGTCGACCAAGAACGGTGCCATCACCTCGGTGCAGGCCGTCTACGTCCCTGCCGACGACCCGACCGACCCGGCCCCGGCCAATGCGTTCGCCCACCTCGACTCGTTCATCTACCTCGAGCGATCCATCGCCTCCAAGGGCATCTACCCGGCCGTCGACCCGCTGGCATCGAACAGCCGAGCGCTCGACCCGCAGATCGTCGGCGACCGGCACTACGACGTCGCCCGAAAGGTGCAGACGATGCTGCAGCGCTACCGCGACCTTCAGGACATCATCGCCATCCTCGGCGTCGACGAGCTGTCCGAAGAGGACAAGCTGGTCGTGAGCCGTGCCCGCAAGATCGAGCTCTTCTTCAGCCAGCCGTTCTACGTGGCCGAGGTCTTCACCGGCTTCCCTGGCAACTACACGCCGCTGGAAGAGACGGTCAGCTCCTTCGAGCGGATCCTCAACGGCGAGGGCGACTCGAGCGGCGAAGGCAACTTCCGCTACGTCGGCGGCCTCGACGAGGCGATCGAGAAGAGCAAGAAGGCCTGA
- the ispD gene encoding 2-C-methyl-D-erythritol 4-phosphate cytidylyltransferase, translating to MTTANEQAGAFLVFGYARAVTSQAALAGRFGVVIPAAGSGSRFGGDKLSQNIAGKSVIEHAVDAFRHREDVGLVVVVGKLIELNRVSWCPGGETRSESVKLGLDHLRQLRPDCDFVAVHDAARPAVSQSLVDRVFDAAVRHGAAVPGLVPTDTIKRVESDRIVETLSRQSLLAVQTPQAMRVDWLVDAYAKPTSQDDVTDDVSLLELAGYGIICVEGDASNVKLTHGDDLQRLEQVLGRRT from the coding sequence ATGACAACGGCGAACGAGCAGGCCGGGGCCTTCCTGGTCTTCGGCTATGCTCGGGCTGTGACGTCACAAGCGGCGCTGGCAGGCAGGTTTGGCGTCGTCATCCCGGCGGCAGGCTCGGGCAGTCGTTTTGGTGGTGACAAGCTCTCGCAAAACATTGCCGGAAAATCTGTTATCGAACATGCCGTGGACGCGTTCCGACATCGCGAGGACGTCGGCCTCGTCGTCGTTGTTGGCAAGCTGATCGAGCTTAATCGAGTCTCGTGGTGCCCGGGCGGAGAGACACGCAGCGAGAGCGTCAAGCTCGGGCTGGACCACCTTCGGCAGTTGAGGCCGGACTGCGACTTTGTCGCCGTCCACGACGCGGCCCGACCGGCGGTCTCGCAGAGTCTCGTCGATCGCGTGTTTGATGCCGCCGTCCGGCACGGAGCGGCAGTGCCGGGCCTCGTGCCGACGGACACGATCAAGCGTGTCGAATCCGATCGCATCGTTGAGACTCTTTCACGGCAGAGCCTGCTCGCGGTCCAGACACCCCAGGCGATGCGGGTCGACTGGCTTGTCGATGCCTACGCGAAGCCGACATCGCAAGACGATGTGACCGACGACGTCTCGCTGTTGGAGCTCGCTGGCTACGGCATCATCTGCGTCGAAGGCGACGCGTCGAACGTGAAGCTCACCCACGGCGACGACCTTCAGCGACTCGAACAGGTGCTCGGCCGGCGGACGTAG
- a CDS encoding chlorite dismutase family protein codes for TDTDFIVWRIAYESDVLQRREAAMNRTRLAGYLTTSHRFLAMTKRSQYIDPVDPFHDENSRAKIVPGRRKYLFVYPFVKTRPWYLMSQEDRQTAMSEHIRVGTKYPSVKLNTTYSFGLDDQEFVVAFETDIASDFLDLVQELRETEASKYTLRDTPMFTCVRTEMPAILDELL; via the coding sequence AGACCGACACCGACTTCATCGTGTGGCGAATCGCGTACGAGTCGGACGTGCTTCAACGACGCGAGGCGGCGATGAATCGAACGCGGCTCGCGGGCTACCTCACGACCAGCCACCGCTTCCTCGCGATGACCAAGCGAAGCCAGTACATCGATCCGGTTGACCCGTTTCACGACGAGAACAGCCGGGCCAAGATCGTGCCGGGTCGACGGAAGTACCTCTTCGTCTACCCGTTCGTGAAGACCAGGCCGTGGTACCTGATGAGCCAGGAAGACCGGCAGACGGCGATGAGTGAGCACATCCGCGTCGGCACGAAGTACCCGAGCGTCAAGCTCAACACGACCTACAGCTTCGGCCTGGACGACCAGGAGTTCGTCGTCGCCTTCGAGACAGACATCGCGTCCGACTTCCTCGACTTGGTGCAGGAGCTGCGCGAGACCGAGGCGAGCAAGTACACGCTGCGTGACACACCCATGTTCACGTGCGTGCGCACTGAGATGCCGGCGATCCTCGACGAGTTGCTTTGA